One genomic window of Limanda limanda chromosome 16, fLimLim1.1, whole genome shotgun sequence includes the following:
- the gabpa gene encoding GA-binding protein alpha chain → MSKSETEEMIEIEIDEREKQACLEEGVEEQTITASDLIQQDIDINEPIGNLKKLLEPRIQMSLDAYEICLQDIQLHPDHSLFDQGVKTDGTVQLSLQIITKAGEEKLNILEIVKPVETVEVVIDPDAAGEENSLVEEGQLIAVDRSGLSDETSEQVTRWAAALEGYRKEQVRLGIPYDPMLWSADQVIHWAVWVMKEFNIDEMEIGSIHIPGRDLCGFSQEEFLQKVPNGEILWSHLELLRKYVLASQDQSGGDATVTIDQPVQIIPAQVSTPTAIKVMKQGRGPRTPRISGGEERSSPGNRTGNNGQIQLWQFLLELLTDKDARDCISWVGEEGEFKLNQPELVAQKWGQRKNKPTMNYEKLSRALRYYYDGDMISKVQGKRFVYKFVCDLRTLIGYSASELNSLVTECEQKKLARMQMHGMGQPITTVTLATTTLDKDS, encoded by the exons ATGTCGAAAAGTGAAACAGAAGAGATGATAGAGATCGAGATCGATGAGCGGGAGAAACAGGCGTGTCTGGAGGAGGG TGTCGAGGAGCAAACGATCACTGCATCAGATTTGATTCAGCAAGACATTGACATCAATGAGCCCATCGGAAATTTGAAAAAGCTCCTGGAGCCACGCATCCAAATGTCACTGGATGCATATGAGATCTGCCTGCAGGATATTCAG CTTCACCCGGATCACAGCCTCTTTGATCAGGGGGTAAAGACGGATGGAACCGTGCAGCTCAGTCTGCAGATTATAACCAAAGCAG GTGAGGAGAAGCTGAACATCTTGGAAATTGTGAAGCCAGTAGAAACAGTAGAAGTGGTGATCGATCCAGATGCGGCAGGGGAGGAGAATTCTCTGGTCGAGGAGGGTCAGCTGATTGCTGTGGACAGGTCCGGCCTCTCTGATGAGACCTCAGAACAGGTGACACGCTGGGCGGCAGCACTTGAAGGCTACCGCAAAGAGCAGGTCCGCCTCGGCATACCATATG ACCCCATGCTCTGGTCAGCTGACCAGGTGATCCACTGGGCTGTTTGGGTGATGAAGGAATTCAACATTGACGAGATGGAAATCGGCAGTATTCACATCCCAGGCAGAGACCTCTGCGGCTTCAGCCAAGAGGAGTTCCTTCAGAAAGTGCCTAATGGAGAGATACTGTGGAGTCACCTGGAGCTCCTACGCAAAT ATGTGTTGGCGAGTCAGGATCAGTCTGGAGGAGACGCCACAGTCACAATTGATCAAC CTGTGCAGATTATCCCGGCTCAGGTGAGCACACCCACGGCCATAAAGGTAATGAAGCAGGGTCGTGGTCCCAGAACTCCACGTATCTCAGGTGGAGAGGAACGCAGCTCACCTGGCAACCGTACAG GTAACAACGGTCAGATCCAGCTGTGGCAGTTCTTGCTGGAGCTGTTGACAGACAAAGATGCGAGAGATTGCATCTCCTgggtgggagaggagggggaatTCAAACTCAACCAGCCTGAACTTGTGGCTCAGAAATGGGGCCAACGCAAGAACAAGCCAACGATGAACTACGAGAAACTCAGCCGAGCTCTCAG gtATTACTATGACGGGGACATGATCAGCAAAGTGCAGGGCAAGCGCTTCGTCTACAAGTTTGTGTGCGACCTGAGGACTCTGATTGGCTACAGCGCTTCTGAGCTCAACAGCCTGGTGACAGAGTGTGAACAAAAGAAACTGGCACGCATGCAGATGCACGGCATGGGGCAGCCCATCACTACAGTGACCTTGGCAACCACGACACTAGACAAGGACAGTTGA
- the u2af1 gene encoding splicing factor U2AF 35 kDa subunit: protein MAEYLASIFGTEKDKVNCSFYFKIGACRHGDRCSRLHNKPTFSQTIALLNIYRNPQNSAQSADGLTCAISDMEMQEHYDEFFEEVFAEMEEKYGEVEEMNVCDNLGDHLVGNVYVKFRYEEDAEKAVIDLNNRWFNGQPIHAELSPVTDFREACCRQYEMGECTRGGFCNFMHLKPISRELRRELYGRRRKGRHRSRSRSRERRSRSRDRGRGGGAESGGRGGGGGGGGGGGGGGGGGGGGRDHDRRRSRDRERSGRF, encoded by the exons ATGGCAGAGTACCTGGCGTCCATTTTTGGGACAGAGAAAGATAA GGTCAActgctctttttattttaaaattggtGCCTGTCGACATGGAGACCGCTGCTCCAGATTGCACAATAAGCCAACTTTCAGCCAG ACAATTGCCCTCCTGAACATTTACCGGAACCCCCAAAACAGTGCCCAGTCTGCAGATGGACTCACCT GTGCCATCAGTGACATGGAGATGCAGGAGCACTATGACGAGTTTTTTGAG GAGGTCTTCGCAGAGATGGAAGAAAAATatggagaagtggaggagatgaACGTATGTGACAACCTCGGGGACCACCTAGTCGGAAATGTGTACGTAAAG tTCCGTTATGAGGAGGACGCGGAGAAGGCCGTGATTGACCTGAATAACCGGTGGTTTAACGGTCAGCCCATCCATGCTGAGCTCTCTCCTGTCACAGACTTCAGAGAAGCTTGCTGTCGCCAGTATGAAATGGG GGAATGTACTCGTGGTGGCTTCTGTAACTTCATGCACCTGAAGCCCATCTCACGTGAACTGAGGCGAGAGCTCTACGGACGCCGGAGGAAGGG CCGTCATCGGTCTCGTTCCCGATCAAGAGAGAGACGATCTCGCTCGAGAGACAGAGGTCGGGGAGGTGGAGCAGAAAGTGGTGgtcgtggaggaggaggaggaggaggaggtggtggtggaggtggtggaggaggaggaggaggtggccgTGACCACGATAGGCGCCGctccagagacagagagcgttCAGGGCGATTCTGA